In Thermodesulfobacteriota bacterium, the DNA window GCACCCGTCCTCCCACGCCGCCGGCGACCCGCCGCCGCACGCTCCTGCCGTGGCTCGCCACGCTCGTCCTGGTGGGCCTCACGGCTGGAGTCGCGGTGTACGGGATCACCCGGGAGACCCCTCCTCCCCCGGAGATCCAGCAGCGCCTCGCCAACGTGGAGGTGCGCACGGTGGAGCCCGCCCTCTACCGGGAAGCCCTGATCCTCTCGGCCCGCCTGGAGGCGGACCGGGTCGCCGCCGTGAGCCCTGAGTTTGCCGGGCGGCTGGCCCGGTGGCGCGTGCCCGAGGGCGCAGAGTTGGCGGCGGGCCAGGTGGTGGCCGAGCTCGATACCGAGGCCCTCGACGCAGGCCTGGCCGAGGTCCGGGCGCGCCGGAGCTCGGCCGAGAAGGCGGTGGAGCAGGCCCGGCTCGGCCTCGAAGCCGCCGGGGTCGCCGTCGAGCACGCCAAGAAGGAAGCCCAGGTGAGGGAGCTCGCCCTGCGGGGGGCTCGGGCCGCGCGCGATCTGGCCCGGACCGAGGCTGCCCGGGCCGAGAATCTGGTGGCACAGCAGGTGCTCGACCGGGCCCGGCTCGACGTGGCCCGCAACGCCCTGACCCAGGCCGAGGTGGGAGCGGAGCAGGCGCAGGAGGCCGTGGCCGCCGCGGCCCTGGGGGTGCAGGCGGCGGAGGTGGGCTTGGAGGAGGCGAAGGCCCGCCTGGCCCTGGCCCGGTCCGGCGTGGAGGAGCTGGCGGCAGCGGCGGCGAGCCTGGAGGTGCAGCGGGACAAGACGCGCCTCCTGGCCCCCATCTCTGGGATGCTGGAGAAGCACCTGGCCGAGCCCGGTGAGACGGTGGAGTCGGGCCGGCCCCTGGCGATGCTCTACGACCTGGAGCGGCTCCGGGCCGTGGTGCACGTGCCCGACCGGTTCGTGGCCTTCCTCGACGTGAAGAACCCCGCGGCCCGGGAGTTCGTGGAGCGCAACCGCGCCGGGGCCTCCCAGGAGGTGCGCACCCGGGTGGTGGTGCCGGGGCTGCCCCAGCTCACCGGAGGGGAGGGCAGGGGGATGGAGGCGCCGGCAGAGATCGCGCGCATCGCCCAGGCTGCGGACCCCGACAGCAACACCTTCGCGGTGGAGCTCTCGGTGCCCAACCCCGGGCGGGCGCTGCGCCACGGCACGCTGGTGCGGGCGGAGATCGAGTACCTGGCCTTCCCCGGCGCGGTGGTGGTGCCCCTGGCCGCCGTGCAGGTCACCGACGCCGGACCCCGGGTCTTCGTGCTGCGGCAGGAGGAGGGGCGCACCTTCGCCGAAGCCCGGGACGTGGTGCCCGGCTCCATCCGGGAGGACGCGGTGCACCTGCTCGCGGGGCTGACGGGCGGGGAGCGCCTGGTGGTGTCGGGGTGGAAGGGGCTGGTGTCGGGCACCGAGGTGAACGTGGTGGTGGAGGACGGGGTCTTCCGCGCGGCGGGTGCCGCGCCCGCGGCCCGAGAGGCGGGGCCGTGACCCTCACCCGGTTCTCCATCCGCCACTTCATGGCGGTGCTGGTGCTGTGCGTGGGAATCGCGCTCTTCGGGTCGCTGGCCTACCGGAGCATGCCCCGGGAGAACTTCCCCGACGTGGAGATCCCCGTGGTGACCGTGACCACGGTGCTGGAGGGGGCCAACCCCGAGGACGTGGAGATCGCGCTCACCATCCCCCTGGAGACCGAGCTCGACGGGGTGGAGGGCCTCAAGGAGATGCGCAGCGTGAGCGCCGAGGGGGCCTCCACCATCACCCTGGAGTTCGAGCTCGGGGTGAAGATCGAGACCGCCCTGGGGCGGGTGCGCGACGCGGTGGACAAGGCCAAGGCCGATCTGCCCGGGGAGGCCGACGAGCCCATCGTGAAGGAGTTCTCCTTCGCCGGAGACGTGCCGGTGATGGTGCTCAACCTCGTGGCCCCGGACCACGTGGCGCTCTCGGAGCTCAAGGACCTGGCCGAGGAGATCGAGAACGAGCTCAAGCGCATCGCCTCGGTGCTCGACGTGAAGGTGCGGGGGGGCCGCGACCGCCAGATCCTGGTGGAGGTGGACCCGGAGCGCCTGCGCCACTACCGCCTCACCCTGGCCCAGGTCCAGGGGGTGCTCACCGGCACCAACCGCAATGTCTCCGCCGGTGTAGCCGAGGGGGCCGCCACCCGCATCGTGATGCGCCTGCCGGGGGAGTTCCAAAACCCCGCCGAGATCTTCAACCTGGTGCTGGGACGAAGCCCGGGCGGCACCCCCGTCCACATGCGCGACGTGGCCCTGGTGCGCCAGAGCTTCGCCGACGAGACGTCCCGGGCGCGGTTCTACGATTTCACCGCCGCCGACGGGGAGACCTCCCGGGACGCCCACGTGGAGCCCAGGAAATCGGTGAGCCTCGAGATCATGAAGAAGAGCGGGGCCAACATCCTCGACATGACCGAGGCGGTGCGCGACGTGCTCGCCCGCTTCCCCCTGCCCCAGGACGTGGAGGTGGTGACCGGGCTCGACATGTCCAAGGACGTGAAGATGATGCTCTCCGACCTGGAGAACGGCATCGGCACGTCGCTGCTCCTGGTGCTCCTGGTCATCCTGGTTGGGCTGGGGGCCCGAAACGCGGTGCTGGTGGCCTGGGCCATCCCGTTCTCCATGCTGCTGTCGGTGCTGACGCTCCACGTACTGGGCATCACGCTCAACATGATCGTGCTCTACTCCCTCATCCTTGCGCTGGGGATGCTGGTGGACAACGCGATCGTGATCGTGGAGAACATCTACCGGCACCTGTGCATGGGGTCGAGCCGGGCCCGGGCGGCGCTGGACGGCACCGCCGAGGTGGCCTGGCCGGTGATCGCCTCCACCGCCACCACGGTGGGCGCCTTCCTCCCCATGGTCTTCTGGCCCGGGATCATGGGAGAGTTCATGGGCTACCTGCCCAAGACCGTGATCATCGTGCTCACGAGCTCGCTGTTTGTGGCGCTCGTCATCAACCCCACCCTGGCGGCCCTCTTCCTCAAGCGCCCCGCAGGCGCCGAGGCCACCATCGACCCCGAGTCGCGCCGGCCCACCTACCCGCTGGCAGTGTGGTACGGGAGGATGCTCGACTTCCTCCTGGACCGTCCGGGCTGGACGCTCAGCACCGCCTTCGCGGTGTTGGTGTTCGTCTTCACCCTCTATGGGGAGTTCGGGCGGGGCACGGAGTTCTTTCCCACCCTGGACCCGAACTTCGTCATCGGGAGCATCAAGCCCCCCGACGGGGTCGCGCTGGAGGAGTCGGACCGGCTGAGCCGCAGCCTGGAGGACCGGATCTTCGGCCGGCCGGGGAGCGGCTACGACCGACCCGTGGCGAACCTCAAGCACGCCACGGTGACCGTGGGCCTGGAGGAGGGGGGCGGCGGCTTCGGGGAGGAGGGCCTGGGGCCCATCAAGATTCGCATCGAGTTCGTGGACCGGGACTACCGCACCGAGAGCACGAACCTCTCCCTGGCGGAAATTCGCGACCGGATCGACGGCCTGGACCGGGAGGGCCGGCGGGTGACCCACCCCCTGTACGGGGCCGAGTTCGACGTGGTGAAGCCCCAGGAGGGGCCCCCCACGGGCAAGGCGGTCTCGGTGGACGTGTTCGGGGAAGACCTCAACCGCATGACCGCGGTCATCCAGGACATGAAGGCCCTCATGGCCGAGACCGAGGGGGTGGCCAAGCCCACCGACGACGCCGTGACCGCCCAGCCCACCCTGGAGTGGAGCGTGGACCGGGACCGGGCGGGGATGCTCGGCCTCTTCCAGCCCGGGGTGGGGGCCGCCCTCCAGATGGCGGTGGGGGGCCTGCGCACCGGCACGGTGGGCCACGGCGACGACGAGCAGGACATCCTGGTGCGGCTGCCCGAGCGGTTCCGGCTCGACACCCGCCGGCTCGAGAACGTGGCGATCCCCACGGAGCTCGGGGGGGCGGTGCCCATCGCCTCGGTGGCCCGGGCGGAGCTCGTCCCCGGGCCGGTGACCATCCGCCACCTGGACCGCAAGCGGGTGCTCAACGCCGGGGCCGAGGTGCAGCCCTGGGTGCGGGCCGACGCCGACGTGCGCGCGGCCTTTCAGGAGAAGGTGCGCGCCTACCCCTTCCCGCCGGGCATGACCTACCGGTTCGGGGGGGCGGCGGAGGAGGAGCAGGAGTCCACCGAGTTCCTCCAGCAGGCCTTCCTCATCGCGCTCTTCCTCATCGCCATGGTGCTCGTGGTGCAGTTCAACTCGCTGCTCGTGCCGGGGATCATCCTGTGCTCGGTGCTCCTGTCCTTCATCGGGGTCTTCACGGGGCTCCTGGTCTTTGGCATGCCGTTCGGCATCATCATGAGCGGCATCGGGGTCATCTCGCTTGCCGGGGTGGTGGTGAACAACGCCATCATCCTCCTCGACGCCATCCGCCAGCTCCAGTCCCAGGGCAAGAGCGCCCGGGAGGCCGTGGTGACGGCGGGCATGATCCGCCTGCGGCCCGTGCTGCTCACCGCCATCACCACGATCCTCGGGCTCCTGCCCATGGCGCTCAAGCTCAACATCGACTTCTGGAACCTCACCTACCAGTACAACACCGAGTCGTCCCAGTGGTGGCAGTCCATGGCGGTGGCCATCATCTTCGGCCTGGCCCTCTCCACGGTGCTGACCCTGGGGGTGGTGCCCACCCTCTACCTGAGCTACGCGAAGACCCGCCGCTGGATCTTCCGCAAGCTCGGCTGGGAGAGCCTGGACGAGGAGATCGACGCCCTGGGCCTGCGCAAGGAGATGGCGGCGCCGTGAGGGGGGACCTGGGACAGGATGACAGGATGGGCAGGATAGGGCGTGGGATGGGGGGCGGGCGGGGATAGCTCCAACTCGCGATCGAAATCGAAATCGACCCCGATCCCGACCCCGATTTCGATTTCGATTTCGACTTACAGGGGAGAGGAGACCGTGCTCGAGATCTACCTGGATGCCGACGGGTGTCCCGTGAAGGACGAGACCTACCGGGTGGCCCAGCGCTACGGGCTCGCGGTGTACGTGGTGGCTTCGCGCCCCCTGGGGGTGCCCAACGACCCGCGGATTCGAGCGGTGGCGGCGGGGGGGCGCTTCGACGCGGCGGACGACTGGATCGCCGAGAGGGTGGGGGAGGACGACATCGCGGTGACCGCCGACATCCCCCTGGCCGCCCGGTGCCTGGAGAAGGGGGCGTGGGTGCTCTCCCCCCGGGGGCAGGACTTCACCGAGGAGACCATCGGCGACGCCCTGGCGAGCCGCGCCCTGATGGACCAGCTGCGCCAGATGGGAATGGCTTCCGGGGGGCCGGCGCCCATGGGGAAGGCGGACCGCTCCCGCTACCTCTCCCGCCTGGACGAGGTGATCCAGGCGATCAAGAGGAATCAGAAGGGGTGACCCGCCAGGCCCGGGCCACCGCCTACGCCCTGGCCACCGTGCTCCTATGGTCCACGGTGGCCTCGGCGTTCAAGCTCTCGCTGCGCCACCTGGACCCGCCGCAACTCCTCCTCTATGCGAGCGCCGCCTCGGCCCTGGCCCTGGCGGGGATCCTGGCCGTCCAGGGGCGCCTGGGGGTGCTGCTGACCTACACGCGGGCCCAGTACCTGCGCTCCCTCCTCCTGGGTCTCCTCAACCCGTTCCTCTACTACCTCGTGCTCTTCCAGGCCTACGACCGGCTGCCGGCCCAGGAGGCCCAGGCACTCAACTACACCTGGGCCATCACCCTGGCGCTGCTCTCGGTGCCGCTCCTGGGGCAGAGGATGCGGCGGGCGGACGTGGCGGGGGGGCTCGTAAGCTACGCGGGTGTGGTGGTCATCGCCACCCGTGGGGACCTCCTGGGCCTGCGGTTCTCCGATCCCTTCGGCGTGGCGCTCGCCCTGGGGAGCACGGTGCTCTGGTCCCTCTACTGGATCGCCAACACTTCCCTGGTGTTCCTGCGCACCCACGTGGGCGAGGCGATCCTCCCCTCCACCCTCGCCGGCCTCGCCCTGATCGTGGCGGGGCTGGCAGTGCAGCAGGTCTTCACTTCTCGCCCTTCTGCCCCACGAAGTGGTCCTCCTTCCGCCTGAAGAGCACGTTGAAGGTGGTGAGGCTGCCGTAGCAGCGGGTGATGTACTGCTGGAGTCCCACCCGGTCCTGGTCGGTGAGGTTGGGGTGGGCGTTGATCTGCTGCTCCAGCACCCGCAGCCGGTCGCGGATCAGGACGATCTTGTGGAAGAAGGCCTCGAGCGGCACCGCCTTGGGGGCCAAGCCCGGGTCCGCGGGCTTGAGGACGAGCTCTCCCCCCTCCCACCGCTCGGCCATCTCCACCGCGGGCAGCTCCTCCTCCCGGAGCTCCCGCACCGCGAGCTTGACGAGCTCGTAGGCGGCGACCTCGGCCGGCGCGAGGGGCGCGAGGTCGCCCTTGGCGAAGTACGTCTCCTTGCCGGAGCGCACGAAGCACACCTTGCACCTCTGCCCCTCCCCGAACCCCGAGGTCTCCTCCACGCGGCCGAGCCCCAGGTTGGCGTGGCGAACGAGATCTCCCTTGAGCAGGTCTCCAGGCATGGTGTCTCCTTTCTCGGAATCCTGGCATCCCAAGGCACCCGGACCCGCGTTCCGGGATCCGCCAGGGCGAAGGGATGGGGCGATTGCGATGGGGGCCGGCCGGCTCTGCCCCGGCCCGGCGGCCAATGTACCACAATCCCGCAGGGGACTTTGGACTTGCATTGCGCTGCCGCCGCCTTCAGATTGCCCCTCGCAGGAGGCTCCGACGCGCGATCCGCTGCGGCCGCACCTGTCACGACCGGGCCCCTGTCGGCCCTGCCATGCCCGAGGGATCGCTTCCCAGCCATGCCCCCGTCCCCGCCCCCCGCGCACGCCTGCGCATACCTGGAAGCCCTCGCCCGGGAGGGCGTGGGAGCATTTCTGGACGGCGCAGCGGGCCTGTGCCTGGAACTCCTGCGCGTCGGGGGACAGACGGTGCCGGTGGTGGTGAGCGACGGGGTGGGCCGCAAGGCGGCCATCTTCAGCCCGCGCGGGCACTACCTGGAGTACCCGATCCACGAGATCGCGCGGCGGTCCGCCTGGTGGTCGCAGGGGCGCCTGCGGGCGGTGCTCTTCCCCCTGTCGCTCCTCCTGGGGTTGGGGCGGATCGACCGCGCGGTGTACGTGAACCACTGGCTGCTGGTCGGGGGCCCCACCCTGCGGCTGGATCGGGATCGGCTGGGGGAGCTCGTCGAAGGCCTGCGCCTGCGCTACCCCTCCCACGCCCTGATCTTTTCGGGGGTGGTGCCCGCCCTCGCCCCCCGGCTCATGCAGGACCTCCTGGCCCTGGGGGGGCGGGCGGTGCAGAGCCGCATCGTCTACCTGCTCGACCCGGGCCGCTCCCTGGGCGGGAGGGCCCGCAAGAAGGTGCGGGGCACCCGCAACGCCGACGAAGCCCTGGCGCGCGCCAACCGGCACCGTCGGATCGACGACCCCGGGCTGCTGGCGGGCCGCGGGGCAAGGATGCGGGACCTGTATGCCCAGCTCTACCTGGACAAGCACGCCGGGGAGCTCAACCCTCGCTACCGGGCCGCGTTCTTCGAGCTGGTCCTGGGGTCGGGGATCTTCTGCGCGGCGGGATGGATGGGGGAAGACGGTGCGCTGGAGGCGTTCAACCTCCACCTGGCGGACGGCGGGGCGATCGGGTGGTCCCTGTGCGGGTACGACCGCAGCGCTCCGGTGTCGCGGGGATTGTTCCGGCTGGCAGCCGGCGAGGACGTGGAGGCGGCGAAGGCGGGCAACCGGATCCTGAACTGGGGGGGCGGCAACGGGGACTTCAAGCGGTTTCGGGGAGCCGAGCCGGCCTTCGAGTACGACCTGGTCTTCGACGGCCACCTGAGCGTCTGGCGCCGAGTGCCCTGGTGGGTGCTCCAGCGGGGGCGGGCGTACAAGAACCGAGCGCCCCTGGTCCCCTCGGCCGGCGGAGGTCCGCCGTGAAGCGGCACCGTCCCAGACGTTGCGGGGCCCCCGGGAAGCCGGGTGCCCGATGACCGCCCGCGCGGCGCTGCTGACCAGCAACCCCCGGCTGGTGGAACCCTTCCTCCGGGATGTCGGCCGAAATCCGGCCTCGTGCGCGATCGACGTTCCCCTGGCGATCTGGGTCCGGCCGTCCATGGGGCTCGGGGCCCGGGTGCGGGAGCTCGGCCGAACCCTCGGGCGGCAGGCCGGAGTCAACCGGACCACCCCGGCTGCCCAGCTCCTGCACCACCTGGTCTACCGGTGGCTCAGCCGGGCGGCGGGGGGAGCCCCCCCGGCCTCGGCAGTGGCCGTGCTGCGGGAGGGTCGTGCCGTGGTCGAGGTGCCCTCGGGCAACGCCCCCGAGGCCGTCGCCGCCCTTCGAGCCTCGGGCTGCTCCCTGTGCGCGATGGTCGGGGGCGACGTGCTCTCCCCCGAGACCCTCGGCGGGGGGGGGGTGCCGTTCGTCAACGTCCACCTCGGCGACCCCGCCTTCGTCCGGGGCCAGCCTGCCGTGTTCTGGGAGGTCCTGGACGGGCGTTCATCGATCGTCCTGACGCTGCACCGGGTGATTCCCGCCGTGGATGCCGGTCCGATCGTCAGGCAACGGCGGAGCCCCATCGTCTGGGGGCCGACCCTCGGAGAGACGCTGCGGCGCACGCGGGAGCGCGCCGCTCCCGAGATCGCCAGGCTGCTTGCCGACGGTATCCCGGCAGTGCTCCGGGAAGAACCGGGGCCGCTGCCGTCGGCGCCGGGCAGGCTGCGCACCACGCCGACGATCCGGCAGGCGCTGGAAGCCCGGCGGGTGTGCCGGGAACGCTTTGGGGGGAGGCCGGGCTGAAGGCAGGCGCAAGGAGGCTATTCCAGCGCCTCCCCCCTGGGGCGGTTCTTCGCCCAGGCGGGGTGGGTGAGGCCGTGCTGCTCGATCTTGTAGTGGATGGCGCGCTTGGTGATGTTGAGGAGGCGGGCGGCGTCCTTCTGGACCCACCCGCACCGCCGCAGGGCCGCCAGGATGAGGTCGCGCTCGGCGTCCTTGAGGGACATCCCCTCCGGGGGAAACCGGAATCGGAAGGCCTCCCCCTCGAAGTCCTCCGCCCTCCCCGTCGGGGAGACCTGGGGGGAGGGCTCCAGGCGCAGGTCCTCTGCGGTGACTGCCGGACCCTCCGCCAGGAGCACCGCGCGCTCCACGGCGTTTCGCAGCTCCCGGATGTTGCCCGGCCACCCGTGGCGGCGAAGCGCCTCCAGGGCTTCGGCGGCGAACTGGAGGGGAGGGCGCTTGAGCTCGCCGCAGAGCTGGCCGGCGAAGTGCCGGGCCAGGAGCAGCACGTCGTCGCCCCGCTCCCGCAGGGGCGGCAGGTGGACCGACACCACGTTGAGGCGGTAGTAGAGGTCGTCGCGAAACCGCCCGGCGCGCACCTCCTCGGCGAGGTCCCGGTGGGTGGCGGCCACGACCCGCACGTCCACCGCCAGGGGCTCCTCTCCTCCCAGCCGCTCCAGGCGGCCGTCCTGGAGCACCCGCAGGATCTTGGCCTGGGTGGCGAGCGTCATGTCGCCGATCTCGTCCAGGAAGAGGGTCCCCCGGTGGGCTCTCTCGAACCGGCCGAGCCGGCGCTTCGCCGCGCCCGTGAAGGCGCCCCGCTCGTGGCCGAAGAGCTCGCTCTCCAGGAGGCTGTCGGGGATGGCGGCGCAGTTGACCGCCACGAACTCGGCCTCCGCCCGGGGCGACAGGGCGTGCAGCGCCCCGGCCACGAGTTCCTTGCCGGTGCCGGTCTCCCCGGTGATGAGCACGCTCGTGCGCACCGGCGCCACCTTGCGCACCACGTCCAGGGCCCGCTGCATGCCCGGGCTCTCCCCGATGATGTTCTCGGGGCGGTAGGGGGCGAGCAGGGTCGCCCGCAGGTCCTGGACCGCGGCCGCCAGGCTGCCCTGCTCCAGGGCCTTCTCGATGCGGGCCTCCATCTCCTCGATGTCGAAGGGCTTCTCGATGAAATCCTGGGCGCCCAGACGCAGGGCCTGCACCACGGCCTCCAGGGTGCCGTGGGCCGTCATGAGCAGCACGGGGGCCCGGGGCTGGGTGGCGCGGGCGGCCTCCAGCACCTCCAGGCCGCTCGCCTCGGGGAGTTTGAGATCGGTGACCACCAGGTCGAAGGCCTGGGTCTCCAGGGCCTTGATCGCGATGTCGCCCCGGGGGGCCGTGACGACCCGGTGCCCCCGGGCTCCCAGGGCGATGGCGAGGGCGTCGCGCAGGGCGGCGTGGTCCTCGGCTACGAGGATGGTGGGCATGTCACTCCTCCGCGCCGGCCGCGGGAAGGCGCACCACGAAGGTGGCGCCCCCCCCGGGCGTCGAGTGGGCGTCGAGGGAGCCGGCGTGGGCGTCGAGGATCTTCTGGGCAGAGGGGACCCCCAGTCCCGAGCCGTGCTCCTTGGTGGTGAAGAAGGGGTGGAAGATGCGCCGGAGCACCTCCGGCGCCATGCCGGGGCCGTCGTCGGCGATCTCGATGCGCACCCGGGAGCCCCGGTTCTCGCCGAACCCGCGCAGGCCCGGCACTTCGGTGTCCAGCGGCGAGGCCACCAGCACCGGCGCATCCTCGGTGGTCAGGCGAATCCGCAGGGTTCCTCCCGGGCACGTGGCCTCCACCGCGTTGGCGAAGAGGTTCGCCAGGGCGTCGCGCACCCGCCCGGCGTCGACCCGGACCGGCGGCAGGCCGGGCGCCACGTCCCAGGTCACCCTGGGCCGGGCGTCCGGGAACCGTGCCAGGGTGGCCTCGAGGGCCTCCCGGCACAGGTCCACGGCAAGCGCCGGGGCCTGCTCGAGCCGCAGGGGCCGCACGAAGTCGAGGATCTCCCCCATCTTGGCATTGGCCTCCAGCACCTCTGCCTCGGCCCGTTCCAGGTAGGCCTGGCCCTCGGGGTCCTCGGCGAGCCGGCGCTTGGCGAGCCCGAGAAAGAGCCGGATGCCCCCGAGCCGGTTGCGGATCTCGTGGGCGAGCTGGGCCGCCACCTCTCCCAGGCTCGTGAGGCGGTTGCGAAGGGCCTGGCGCTCCCGCTCCTCCTCGACCAGCGTGAGGTCCTTGAAGAAGATGGCGCTCCCCAGGGTCTCCCCCCCGTCCCCGGCGATGCGCGACAGGCTGAAGCCGATGAGGGTGCGCCGAGAGCCCTCGAAGGAGAGCTCCAGCTCCGCCCGGTCGGGCAGGGTCTTGCGCCCGAGGGCGTCGAGGAGCAGGTGCGCCAGGGCCGGGCAGTGGGCGAAGGCCTCCCGGCAGTCGCGCCCCAGGGCGGCCGGGGGGGACACCCCGAGCCACTCCCCCGCCAGGGCGTTGACCGAGGTGACCCGCCCGGCGGCGTCCACCGTGACCACGCCGCAGCGCATGGAGGCGAGCACCCGGGCGGAGAGGCCGGTCATGGGGACTCGCTGAACGCGAAGGCCAGGTCGAGCAGGCGCTTCAAGATCGCCGCCGTGAGCCCCCACACCACGTAGGGCCCCCAGCTGAAGTGGTGGATGTAATAGGGGCTGCCCGAGGGCTTGACCGCGTGGTAGTAGGCCCGGTCCAGGAGGTGGTCCAGCGGCACCAGGAGGATTTCCGCCACCTCACGGGGTTGGGGCACGAAGGGGTAGTCCTCCCGGGGCAGGCAGATCACGTGGGGGGTCACCCGGTAGCCGGTCACGGAGACGAAGTCGTCCAGGGGGCCCAGCACCTCCACGTCTTCGGGTCGCACCCCCACCTCTTCCCAGAGTTCGCGCAGCGCTGCCGAGAGGGCGTCGGCGTCGTCCGGGTCGATCCGCCCCCCCGGGAACGAGATCTCCCCCTTGTGCTGCTCCACGTGGGTGGTGCGCACGGTCAGGAGCACCGAGAGCCCGTCGGCCGTGGGCATGAGGGGAACGGCGACGGCGGCGGGGAGAAAGCCGTCGAGGGGGAGGACGCGGCGCTCCCGCGCCCCCAGGCGGCGCCGGATGCGGTCCAGGACCTGGTTCAGGTGCGCCACGGCGGGTGTCCTTTCCCCGGGGGACGGCGCGGCGCCCCTTCCGGCGGGGGGGCGATCAGATCCGGTGACAGGCGACGCACAGTTCCCTCTCCGGGAGCCGGTAGAGCTTGCGCTCGTTGGAGGCGTGGGGGTCGTGGCACCCCTCGCAACGGTACTGCCCCCCCTCTGCGGGGAAGTCGGCCGACCCCGGGAAGCGGCGGCCGCGCTCGGCGTTGAGGGAGTGGCGGTGGGTGGCGGGGTCGTGGCACCCGGTGCACAGGGCGTTGCCCGATCGGCGAAGGTACGCACGGTTTTTCGACGCGTGGGGCTCGTGGCAGGCCGAGCACCGGTCGGCGGCGGGCTTGTGGAGGAACCGGCGGCCGGCGGCGGGGTCCTTGTGGCACTCCAGGCAGGTGGCCACGGGCCCCACTCCCTTGAGGACGCCGGGGCCGAACCCCGCATGGGGATCGTGGCAGGCGAGGCAGCCCTCGTCGAGCGCCGGATGGACGGCTCCCCCAGCGGCCTTC includes these proteins:
- a CDS encoding efflux RND transporter periplasmic adaptor subunit; amino-acid sequence: MTSTPASTRPPTPPATRRRTLLPWLATLVLVGLTAGVAVYGITRETPPPPEIQQRLANVEVRTVEPALYREALILSARLEADRVAAVSPEFAGRLARWRVPEGAELAAGQVVAELDTEALDAGLAEVRARRSSAEKAVEQARLGLEAAGVAVEHAKKEAQVRELALRGARAARDLARTEAARAENLVAQQVLDRARLDVARNALTQAEVGAEQAQEAVAAAALGVQAAEVGLEEAKARLALARSGVEELAAAAASLEVQRDKTRLLAPISGMLEKHLAEPGETVESGRPLAMLYDLERLRAVVHVPDRFVAFLDVKNPAAREFVERNRAGASQEVRTRVVVPGLPQLTGGEGRGMEAPAEIARIAQAADPDSNTFAVELSVPNPGRALRHGTLVRAEIEYLAFPGAVVVPLAAVQVTDAGPRVFVLRQEEGRTFAEARDVVPGSIREDAVHLLAGLTGGERLVVSGWKGLVSGTEVNVVVEDGVFRAAGAAPAAREAGP
- a CDS encoding efflux RND transporter permease subunit; the encoded protein is MTLTRFSIRHFMAVLVLCVGIALFGSLAYRSMPRENFPDVEIPVVTVTTVLEGANPEDVEIALTIPLETELDGVEGLKEMRSVSAEGASTITLEFELGVKIETALGRVRDAVDKAKADLPGEADEPIVKEFSFAGDVPVMVLNLVAPDHVALSELKDLAEEIENELKRIASVLDVKVRGGRDRQILVEVDPERLRHYRLTLAQVQGVLTGTNRNVSAGVAEGAATRIVMRLPGEFQNPAEIFNLVLGRSPGGTPVHMRDVALVRQSFADETSRARFYDFTAADGETSRDAHVEPRKSVSLEIMKKSGANILDMTEAVRDVLARFPLPQDVEVVTGLDMSKDVKMMLSDLENGIGTSLLLVLLVILVGLGARNAVLVAWAIPFSMLLSVLTLHVLGITLNMIVLYSLILALGMLVDNAIVIVENIYRHLCMGSSRARAALDGTAEVAWPVIASTATTVGAFLPMVFWPGIMGEFMGYLPKTVIIVLTSSLFVALVINPTLAALFLKRPAGAEATIDPESRRPTYPLAVWYGRMLDFLLDRPGWTLSTAFAVLVFVFTLYGEFGRGTEFFPTLDPNFVIGSIKPPDGVALEESDRLSRSLEDRIFGRPGSGYDRPVANLKHATVTVGLEEGGGGFGEEGLGPIKIRIEFVDRDYRTESTNLSLAEIRDRIDGLDREGRRVTHPLYGAEFDVVKPQEGPPTGKAVSVDVFGEDLNRMTAVIQDMKALMAETEGVAKPTDDAVTAQPTLEWSVDRDRAGMLGLFQPGVGAALQMAVGGLRTGTVGHGDDEQDILVRLPERFRLDTRRLENVAIPTELGGAVPIASVARAELVPGPVTIRHLDRKRVLNAGAEVQPWVRADADVRAAFQEKVRAYPFPPGMTYRFGGAAEEEQESTEFLQQAFLIALFLIAMVLVVQFNSLLVPGIILCSVLLSFIGVFTGLLVFGMPFGIIMSGIGVISLAGVVVNNAIILLDAIRQLQSQGKSAREAVVTAGMIRLRPVLLTAITTILGLLPMALKLNIDFWNLTYQYNTESSQWWQSMAVAIIFGLALSTVLTLGVVPTLYLSYAKTRRWIFRKLGWESLDEEIDALGLRKEMAAP
- a CDS encoding YaiI/YqxD family protein; this translates as MLEIYLDADGCPVKDETYRVAQRYGLAVYVVASRPLGVPNDPRIRAVAAGGRFDAADDWIAERVGEDDIAVTADIPLAARCLEKGAWVLSPRGQDFTEETIGDALASRALMDQLRQMGMASGGPAPMGKADRSRYLSRLDEVIQAIKRNQKG
- a CDS encoding DMT family transporter — translated: MTRQARATAYALATVLLWSTVASAFKLSLRHLDPPQLLLYASAASALALAGILAVQGRLGVLLTYTRAQYLRSLLLGLLNPFLYYLVLFQAYDRLPAQEAQALNYTWAITLALLSVPLLGQRMRRADVAGGLVSYAGVVVIATRGDLLGLRFSDPFGVALALGSTVLWSLYWIANTSLVFLRTHVGEAILPSTLAGLALIVAGLAVQQVFTSRPSAPRSGPPSA
- a CDS encoding sigma-54 dependent transcriptional regulator: MPTILVAEDHAALRDALAIALGARGHRVVTAPRGDIAIKALETQAFDLVVTDLKLPEASGLEVLEAARATQPRAPVLLMTAHGTLEAVVQALRLGAQDFIEKPFDIEEMEARIEKALEQGSLAAAVQDLRATLLAPYRPENIIGESPGMQRALDVVRKVAPVRTSVLITGETGTGKELVAGALHALSPRAEAEFVAVNCAAIPDSLLESELFGHERGAFTGAAKRRLGRFERAHRGTLFLDEIGDMTLATQAKILRVLQDGRLERLGGEEPLAVDVRVVAATHRDLAEEVRAGRFRDDLYYRLNVVSVHLPPLRERGDDVLLLARHFAGQLCGELKRPPLQFAAEALEALRRHGWPGNIRELRNAVERAVLLAEGPAVTAEDLRLEPSPQVSPTGRAEDFEGEAFRFRFPPEGMSLKDAERDLILAALRRCGWVQKDAARLLNITKRAIHYKIEQHGLTHPAWAKNRPRGEALE
- a CDS encoding ATP-binding protein; protein product: MTGLSARVLASMRCGVVTVDAAGRVTSVNALAGEWLGVSPPAALGRDCREAFAHCPALAHLLLDALGRKTLPDRAELELSFEGSRRTLIGFSLSRIAGDGGETLGSAIFFKDLTLVEEERERQALRNRLTSLGEVAAQLAHEIRNRLGGIRLFLGLAKRRLAEDPEGQAYLERAEAEVLEANAKMGEILDFVRPLRLEQAPALAVDLCREALEATLARFPDARPRVTWDVAPGLPPVRVDAGRVRDALANLFANAVEATCPGGTLRIRLTTEDAPVLVASPLDTEVPGLRGFGENRGSRVRIEIADDGPGMAPEVLRRIFHPFFTTKEHGSGLGVPSAQKILDAHAGSLDAHSTPGGGATFVVRLPAAGAEE
- a CDS encoding CoA pyrophosphatase, whose protein sequence is MAHLNQVLDRIRRRLGARERRVLPLDGFLPAAVAVPLMPTADGLSVLLTVRTTHVEQHKGEISFPGGRIDPDDADALSAALRELWEEVGVRPEDVEVLGPLDDFVSVTGYRVTPHVICLPREDYPFVPQPREVAEILLVPLDHLLDRAYYHAVKPSGSPYYIHHFSWGPYVVWGLTAAILKRLLDLAFAFSESP